Part of the Caldanaerobius fijiensis DSM 17918 genome is shown below.
AGACAACCTGAAGAAGAAAGAGGGAATACGTGTACTACAATACAAAATGCAGCAATCGAGCATACATCGCAGAGAGGATTATATGTTTGGTCGATGAGTAGTCAAGCCTAAAATGAACTCACTGCGTTCGGGCTTGACAACCCATCTTCCCAACCATGGGTAGTAGCTATGCGATGTATGCATAAGTATCAAGTGGCACTTGATAGATTTAATCATGGTGAAATTTAAAGAAACAATATTTAAATATCAAAGATCTTTATTAATCTTGTTAAAGGTCGACCTTTTTGGTTGATTACAAATCATATTATACGAGGGGGATTGTCATGAAAAGGTTGATTGTCAATGCCGACGATTTCGGGATGACCGTTGGTGTTACTGAAGGTATAATACACTGTTATCAAAAAGGGATATTGACCAGCACGGTTTTGATGGCAAATATGCCTTCCCGGTTTTTAGCGGCAAAATTGGCCCAACAAAATCCATCTCTTGGCATTGGTGTTCATTTAAATCTAACTTGTTATAAGCCTTTATTGCCTCCGACTGAGGTACCAAGTTTAGTTGACGCAAACGGCTGGTTCATTTATGATACGTCAAAGCACGATAGGTATGATATAGTCGATGTGGAGAAAGAACTGAGGGCGCAGGTCGCCGAGGCAAAAAGATTGGGCATTAATCCAACCCATATAGATTTGCACATGGGCACAAGGCGTAGAGATATTCTGGAAGTTATATTAAAGATAATAACTGAAGAAAATTTGCCCACGAGGAGACCACCTCAGGAATATCATGCGGAGGAATTGATTGAAAAGTATAAAATAAAGGTTCCCGATCAAACCTCTTATTATTTTGGAGAGAATGAGATGACAGTTGATAATATGGTGAAGTTCCTCGACAGCCTTCCTGATGGTATCACCGAGATTATGTGCCATCCGGGCTTTGTATCTATAGAGCATCAATATGTGGACGGTTTCTGGCATTTAAGGCAAAGAGAATTGGAGGTGCTGACACATCCTGCTGTCTACGAGGCGATATTAAGAAATAATATACAGCTGGTAAATTTTTCGGCAGTAAACAGATGAGAGTGTTGTAACTGAAGAGAATCTGGTGCCTTGCGTGGTGAATCTTCTATTGCCATCGTGATTTATATCATCTTGATCAATATATGGCCAAGAATATCACCTGCAAGGCTTATTTTGTCGGCGCAGTTGCTCAAATGCCTGTATATTTCCCTCATTTTTAAGATGTACTTTATGTCATCTTCTTTGAGCAGTTCTGCCACGTATTTTCTGTAGAGGCTCTCAATCTCATTTTCATATTTTTTCGCACCTACGGCAAACCTCATGGCCTCTTTTTTGTTTTTGTTCATGTTACAGAGTGACAAGTTAACTAACTCTGTTCCCTTTCTTATGGTTTCGACCATTGTTTTTAATTTATCAGTAGGTTTGATCTCATATACATCCATTTCTTTAACAGTGGTATCGCAGTAGTCCAGTATATCGTCTATAGCTCCTGATAACGCAAAAATATCTTCTCTTTCAAAAGGTGTAATAAAGGTTTCATCCAATGCATCTATTAACTCTTGTCGCTTTCTATCTGCCGTCTTTTCTAATTTCGTGACCTTATCGCCGTATTCACGGGATGCGGTTTCAAGATATTTCTGCAATGATATAACGCCATCTAATGTTAACTGACATTGTTCCTGTAACAGCTTGTAAAAATCGGTTTTCTCTGAGAAAAGCTTTTTTAAAAAATGCATATTCATTCCTCCATTATAGATTGTGCGCGATTGAATATAATATAATCGAGATCATAAAAGAAGCCGGAATGGTTATTAACCAGGCAATCATCATGTTCTTTACAAATTGCCATCTTACACCATTTGGCCGTTCTTTTGCACCTACACCCATTACTGATGCGTTTATGATCTGGGTTCCGCTTATAGGGGCTCCTGTTAAATTGGAAGTAATTATTACAATAATAGAGGCTAACTGTGCATTAAAAGAATGCAAAGGCCTGACCTTGTAAATTCTTGCTCCAACGCTTTTAATCATTTTTAAGCCGCCTAATATCAGTCCTGTTGAAATCATTAAGCCGGAGATAAATTTGACCCATAGTGGCACTGTAAAGCTCTTTGTCATGCCTGCTTGTAACATAGCAATAGCGATGATACCCATTCCTTTTTGGGCATCGTTGGCTCCTTGACTGCTGTTAAGTATAAAAATAGTTATGTATTGTAACCTTTTTAAGGTTTTATTTACGCCAGGGTCGAATCTATACAACAAAATCGTGCTTATACCCATAATTATATAGCCTATTATAAAGCCAATCATAGGCGATATAAATAAAGGAGCAATGACTTTAATAAATGTTCCGTATATATTTATTGATTTGTAGCCATATTCTACAAAAAAAGGCCCTAATAATCCACCAATTAACGCGTGGGATGCACTTGTGGGAATTTCTATATACCATGTTATTATATTCCACACAATAGCACCCAATATACCTGTTAGGAGCATAAGGTATAAATGATCATGGCTTTTTATGATGTAGTCGTATTTAATAATAGATTTTCCGATAGTGGAAGCCACCGATGTACCTATAAAGACCACGCCCAGGAATTGGGAGATAGCGGCCAACCCAAAAGCTGTAGCGGCTTTTATAGATCTAGATGATATTATAGTGGCAATAAGGTTTCCCTCGTCGTGAAAACCTGTTATGAAGATGTGTACAAAAATAAAAAACATCAATAAGTAAAATATCTTCATTTTATTACAAAAGACGCTCTATCAAACATGCTGCTTCAATGGCAACAAACAAAAGCGCCTTTTTCCTCACTTCTCCCTCTTTTTCTGATATTTTCTACAATTATCTATATTTGTGTATATTATACCATGCGTTTACAGACTAAAGCAATAACCAAACTCGTTGAAAAAAATATTCAAAAATAGTTTAAAAAACAGGAGGAATTTTTGTTTATGTGTCGAATACTTATTAATATCAAGACATTGATGGAAGGAGGAATTTTTTATGAAAAAAGCGAAAATTGCAATAATTGGAAATGGAAGTATCAGCCATGTTCACATGGCAGCGTATAAAAAATTAGAGAATGTAGAAATAGTAGCAAATTGTGATATAAACGAGAAAAGGGCAAAAGAATACGCGGAACGATATGGTATACCTCATACCTATACAGATTATAACGAAATGTTAAAGAGGGAAGAACTGGACGGTGTTAGTGTATGTACATGGAATAATGTTCATGCACCGGCATCTATTGCGGCCCTTAATGCAGGTGTCAATGTGTTGTGTGAAAAGCCTTTAGCTATGAATGCAGAGCAGGCTCAGGAGATGGTGGATACAGCGAAAAAAAACAAAAAATTATTGATGGTAGGGTTTGTGCGTAGATTTGGAATGAATACAAAGGTATTAAAGGACAGAATAGAGCAGGGTGAACTGGGACAAATATACTATGCAAAAACAGGTTGTATCAGGCGAGTGGGTAACCCTGGCGGATGGTTTTCCGATAAAAAAAGATCTGGCGGAGGTCCATTAATTGATTTAGGCGTTCATATGATCGACCTTGTCAGGTATTTGATGGGTAAGCCTAAAGCTGTGTCAGTTATGGGTTCGACTTATAGCCTTGTAGGTCCCAGGTCCAATATAAAAGGTATATATCAATATAAGTCTGCTGATTACAGCGATTATAACGATGTAGAGGATTTTGCTGTGGGCTTTGTCAAATTCGATAACGGAGCGACGTTGGTTGTGGAAAACAGCTGGACTCAACACATAAAGAAAGATTATTTGTATTTAGAAATATATGGGAGCAAAGCAGGTGCAACTATGGAGCCGGAGTTAGAGATATTTTCTGAAAAAAATGACTTTTTAACCGACGAAAAACCCGTATTAGAACCAGCATTTGTGGATTTTCAGCATAATTTTGATAAAGAAATTGCTCACTTTGTCGATTGTATACTAAATGGTACTCCCTGTATAAGTCCAGGAGAAGATGGTGTGGAATTGATGAAGATATTGGACGCGATATATAAATCAGCAGAGACCGGCCATGAAGTTATGGTGGGGTGAGAATTATGAAATTAGGGGTGAGTATGTGGAGTGTAGTCAATGAGTTTCAAAAAGGTAATATGGATGTAGCAAAGTTCATTGACTTGATGCATGAACAGGGTGTCGATGGGGTAGAATTGTTGGATTTTTTCTGGAAAGATAAAGAAAAAGAGCTTCCGATGGCAGTACAGAAATTAAAAAATTATAATATGGAAATTGCGTGTTATTCTATAGGAAATGATTTTGTATTGCCAGATGAAGAAGCAAGAGAGAAGCAAATACAATACGTAAAACAGGGGATTGACGATGCCGTCAGAGTTGGTTCATATAAACTTAGGGTATTTAGTGGTAGTCCAAAAGAGGGTGTATCGTATGAAGATGGCAAACGATGGATAATAGAGTGCTTTAAGGAATGCGTAAAGTATGCAGAAAAAAAAGGCGTGGTTCTTGCCCTTGAAAATCATGGTCTCTTTGCTGGTAAGAGTCAGCAGGTAAAGGAGATAATAGAGGTAGTAGGATCTAAATACCTTAGATCTACAGCTGATACAGGTAATTTCTTTTTGGTTGGAGAAAAACCTGATGAAGCAGTAGATAATATCAAGGAATACATAGTCCACGTCCACTTTAAAGA
Proteins encoded:
- a CDS encoding carbohydrate deacetylase, producing the protein MKRLIVNADDFGMTVGVTEGIIHCYQKGILTSTVLMANMPSRFLAAKLAQQNPSLGIGVHLNLTCYKPLLPPTEVPSLVDANGWFIYDTSKHDRYDIVDVEKELRAQVAEAKRLGINPTHIDLHMGTRRRDILEVILKIITEENLPTRRPPQEYHAEELIEKYKIKVPDQTSYYFGENEMTVDNMVKFLDSLPDGITEIMCHPGFVSIEHQYVDGFWHLRQRELEVLTHPAVYEAILRNNIQLVNFSAVNR
- a CDS encoding Gfo/Idh/MocA family protein, with translation MKKAKIAIIGNGSISHVHMAAYKKLENVEIVANCDINEKRAKEYAERYGIPHTYTDYNEMLKREELDGVSVCTWNNVHAPASIAALNAGVNVLCEKPLAMNAEQAQEMVDTAKKNKKLLMVGFVRRFGMNTKVLKDRIEQGELGQIYYAKTGCIRRVGNPGGWFSDKKRSGGGPLIDLGVHMIDLVRYLMGKPKAVSVMGSTYSLVGPRSNIKGIYQYKSADYSDYNDVEDFAVGFVKFDNGATLVVENSWTQHIKKDYLYLEIYGSKAGATMEPELEIFSEKNDFLTDEKPVLEPAFVDFQHNFDKEIAHFVDCILNGTPCISPGEDGVELMKILDAIYKSAETGHEVMVG
- a CDS encoding DUF47 domain-containing protein → MHFLKKLFSEKTDFYKLLQEQCQLTLDGVISLQKYLETASREYGDKVTKLEKTADRKRQELIDALDETFITPFEREDIFALSGAIDDILDYCDTTVKEMDVYEIKPTDKLKTMVETIRKGTELVNLSLCNMNKNKKEAMRFAVGAKKYENEIESLYRKYVAELLKEDDIKYILKMREIYRHLSNCADKISLAGDILGHILIKMI
- a CDS encoding inorganic phosphate transporter, with translation MKIFYLLMFFIFVHIFITGFHDEGNLIATIISSRSIKAATAFGLAAISQFLGVVFIGTSVASTIGKSIIKYDYIIKSHDHLYLMLLTGILGAIVWNIITWYIEIPTSASHALIGGLLGPFFVEYGYKSINIYGTFIKVIAPLFISPMIGFIIGYIIMGISTILLYRFDPGVNKTLKRLQYITIFILNSSQGANDAQKGMGIIAIAMLQAGMTKSFTVPLWVKFISGLMISTGLILGGLKMIKSVGARIYKVRPLHSFNAQLASIIVIITSNLTGAPISGTQIINASVMGVGAKERPNGVRWQFVKNMMIAWLITIPASFMISIILYSIAHNL
- a CDS encoding sugar phosphate isomerase/epimerase family protein, which produces MKLGVSMWSVVNEFQKGNMDVAKFIDLMHEQGVDGVELLDFFWKDKEKELPMAVQKLKNYNMEIACYSIGNDFVLPDEEAREKQIQYVKQGIDDAVRVGSYKLRVFSGSPKEGVSYEDGKRWIIECFKECVKYAEKKGVVLALENHGLFAGKSQQVKEIIEVVGSKYLRSTADTGNFFLVGEKPDEAVDNIKEYIVHVHFKDFKRSEPGKGYKGLGDVYYVGCVLGQGDVEMKRIVDIIQSAGYNSYLAIEFEGADPQIQGTVESINFVKKLLGG